The following proteins are co-located in the Hippoglossus stenolepis isolate QCI-W04-F060 chromosome 23, HSTE1.2, whole genome shotgun sequence genome:
- the LOC118102933 gene encoding uncharacterized protein LOC118102933, with protein MKDVPKACLLLPIKADLKSVLQRRRSTSATAAAARDKMILILLLITTISCVCAGTFFVKVTQTDYQAEENDSVTLEWTFTTRSDKSPNFLFVTCKLITDHRVSVVYRLYDGVEVPEDEQFSGRVQCDRDVLREGRLRLHVSRLRTEDSGQYKCVVRTRYGQSADKCRLNVTATVAQEQHMTPNVSPEPLSQERFYILLGALIMTAVIILVITVGKAAAAAGWTVANVVIRVIVVIAAVVIVVIYSIAVATATAPAVAVLGLLLGGSIILSVFAALSAPWVLIYSGFSQSNSESGVTAAATEGRHKMNSD; from the exons ATGAAGGACGTCCCTAAGGCTTGCCTGCTACTGCCGATAAAGGCTGACCTGAAATCCGTTCTACAGAGAAGGAGGAGCACGTCtgcgactgctgctgctgccag AGATAAGATGATCCTGATCCTGCTGCTCATCACCACGATCTCCTGTGTCTGTG cAGGAACATTTTTTGTGAAAGTGACACAGACCGACTATCAGGCTGAGGAGAACGACAGCGTCACTCTGGAATGGACGTTCACAACCAGAAGTGACAAATCCCCCAACTTTCTTTTTGTCACGTGTAAACTGATAACAGACCACAGAGTCTCTGTTGTGTATCGTCTATATGACGGTGTTGAGGTCCCGGAGGATGAACAGTTTTCAGGACGAGTCCAGTGTGACAGAGACGTCCTCAGAGAAGGACGACTCAGACTTCATGTGTCCAGACTGAGGACTGAAGACTCAGGCCAGTACAAGTGTGTAGTGAGGACAAGATATGGCCAGAGTGCAGACAAATGCCGGCTCAATGTCACTG CCACTGTTGCTCAGGAACAACATATGACCCCAAATGTGAGCCCAGAGCCACTGAGTCAGGAAAGGTTCTACATCTTACTAGGTGCACTAATAATGACAGCAGTAATCATACTAGTAATAACAGTagggaaggcagcagcagcagcaggatggacAGTAGCTAATGTAGTGATAAGAGTAATAGTAGTGATAGCAGCAGTAGTGATAGTAGTAATATATTCAATAGCAGTAGCAACAGCGACTGCACCAGCAGTGGCAGTATTAGGATTGTTGTTGGGAGGATCGATAATATTATCAGTGTTTGCAGCTCTGTCAGCTCCCTGGGTCCTCATCTACTCTGGCTTCAGTCAATCAAATTCAGAGAGTggagtaacagcagcagctacagaagGTCGTCACAAAATGAACTCTGactaa
- the zgc:85858 gene encoding stress-associated endoplasmic reticulum protein 2 encodes MSAVQRMKVANERHSKTITQRGHVQKTTRPVNDDKSPVGPWLLALFVFVVCGSAIFQIIQSIRQGM; translated from the exons ATGTCGGCAGTGCAGCGGATGAAAGTGGCGAACGAGCGGCACAGCAAGACGATCACACAGCGGGGACACGTCCAGAAGACCACG cGGCCGGTAAACGATGATAAGTCTCCGGTGGGTCCGTGGCTTCTCGCTCTCTTCGTCTTCGTGGTTTGTGGATCCG CCATTTTTCAGATCATCCAGAGCATCAGGCAGGGCATGTGA
- the LOC124851113 gene encoding uncharacterized protein LOC124851113 isoform X3 — translation MILNLLLITTISCVCAGNFFVKVKQTDYQAEENDSVTLEWTFTTRSDKSPNLLMILCNLVTDHRVSVVYRLHDGVEVPEDEQFSGRVQCDRDVLREGRLRLHVSRLRTEDSGQYKCVVSTRYGQSADKCWLNVTATVAQEQHTTTTVNPEPLGQERFYISLGAGIMTAVIIIVIIVAMTATLLGMQEYTAVITVIVVIAVLFSIAVVVCSITAATAAVTAGLLSGGSILFAVFVALSAYCIPTCSSVSPSNSESGSDSSSSSSRYKMCPTKLSI, via the exons ATGATCCTGAACCTGCTGCTCATCACCACGATCTCCTGTGTCTGTG cAGGAAATTTTTTTGTGAAAGTGAAACAGACCGACTATCAGGCTGAGGAGAACGACAGCGTCACTCTGGAATGGACGTTCACAACCAGAAGTGACAAATCCCCCAACTTACTTATGATCTTGTGTAATCTGGTAACAGACCACAGAGTCTCTGTCGTGTATCGACTACATGACGGTGTTGAGGTCCCGGAGGATGAACAGTTTTCAGGACGAGTCCAGTGTGACAGAGACGTCCTCAGAGAAGGACGACTCAGACTTCATGTGTCCAGACTGAGGACTGAAGACTCAGGCCAGTACAAGTGTGTAGTGTCGACAAGATATGGCCAGAGTGCAGACAAATGCTGGCTCAATGTCACTG CCACTGTTGCTCAGGAACAACATACGACCACAACTGTGAACCCAGAGCCACTGGGTCAGGAAAGGTTCTACATCTCACTTGGTGCAGGAATAATGACAGCAGTAAtcataatagtaataatagtagcGATGACAGCAACACTACTAGGAATGCAAGAATATACAGCAGTGATAACAGTAATAGTAGTGATAGCAGTATTATTTTCAATAGCAGTAGTAGTATGTTcaataacagcagcaacagcagcagttacagCAGGATTGCTGTCGGGAGGATCGATATTATTTGCAGTGTTTGTAGCTCTGTCAGCTTACTGTATACCCACCTGCTCTAGCGTCAGTCCCTCAAATTCAGAGAGCGggagtgacagcagcagcagcagcagcagatacaaAATGTGTCCAACTAAACTCTCTAtctaa
- the LOC124851113 gene encoding uncharacterized protein LOC124851113 isoform X2, translating to MKDVPKACLLLPIKADLKSVLQRRRSTSATAAAAAAAAARDEMILNLLLITTISCVCGNFFVKVKQTDYQAEENDSVTLEWTFTTRSDKSPNLLMILCNLVTDHRVSVVYRLHDGVEVPEDEQFSGRVQCDRDVLREGRLRLHVSRLRTEDSGQYKCVVSTRYGQSADKCWLNVTATVAQEQHTTTTVNPEPLGQERFYISLGAGIMTAVIIIVIIVAMTATLLGMQEYTAVITVIVVIAVLFSIAVVVCSITAATAAVTAGLLSGGSILFAVFVALSAYCIPTCSSVSPSNSESGSDSSSSSSRYKMCPTKLSI from the exons ATGAAGGACGTCCCTAAGGCTTGCCTGCTACTGCCGATAAAGGCTGACCTGAAATCCGTTCTACAGAGAAGGAGGAGCACGTCTGCgactgctgccgctgctgctgccgctgctgccag AGATGAGATGATCCTGAACCTGCTGCTCATCACCACGATCTCCTGTGTCTGTG GAAATTTTTTTGTGAAAGTGAAACAGACCGACTATCAGGCTGAGGAGAACGACAGCGTCACTCTGGAATGGACGTTCACAACCAGAAGTGACAAATCCCCCAACTTACTTATGATCTTGTGTAATCTGGTAACAGACCACAGAGTCTCTGTCGTGTATCGACTACATGACGGTGTTGAGGTCCCGGAGGATGAACAGTTTTCAGGACGAGTCCAGTGTGACAGAGACGTCCTCAGAGAAGGACGACTCAGACTTCATGTGTCCAGACTGAGGACTGAAGACTCAGGCCAGTACAAGTGTGTAGTGTCGACAAGATATGGCCAGAGTGCAGACAAATGCTGGCTCAATGTCACTG CCACTGTTGCTCAGGAACAACATACGACCACAACTGTGAACCCAGAGCCACTGGGTCAGGAAAGGTTCTACATCTCACTTGGTGCAGGAATAATGACAGCAGTAAtcataatagtaataatagtagcGATGACAGCAACACTACTAGGAATGCAAGAATATACAGCAGTGATAACAGTAATAGTAGTGATAGCAGTATTATTTTCAATAGCAGTAGTAGTATGTTcaataacagcagcaacagcagcagttacagCAGGATTGCTGTCGGGAGGATCGATATTATTTGCAGTGTTTGTAGCTCTGTCAGCTTACTGTATACCCACCTGCTCTAGCGTCAGTCCCTCAAATTCAGAGAGCGggagtgacagcagcagcagcagcagcagatacaaAATGTGTCCAACTAAACTCTCTAtctaa
- the LOC124851113 gene encoding uncharacterized protein LOC124851113 isoform X1: MKDVPKACLLLPIKADLKSVLQRRRSTSATAAAAAAAAARDEMILNLLLITTISCVCAGNFFVKVKQTDYQAEENDSVTLEWTFTTRSDKSPNLLMILCNLVTDHRVSVVYRLHDGVEVPEDEQFSGRVQCDRDVLREGRLRLHVSRLRTEDSGQYKCVVSTRYGQSADKCWLNVTATVAQEQHTTTTVNPEPLGQERFYISLGAGIMTAVIIIVIIVAMTATLLGMQEYTAVITVIVVIAVLFSIAVVVCSITAATAAVTAGLLSGGSILFAVFVALSAYCIPTCSSVSPSNSESGSDSSSSSSRYKMCPTKLSI, encoded by the exons ATGAAGGACGTCCCTAAGGCTTGCCTGCTACTGCCGATAAAGGCTGACCTGAAATCCGTTCTACAGAGAAGGAGGAGCACGTCTGCgactgctgccgctgctgctgccgctgctgccag AGATGAGATGATCCTGAACCTGCTGCTCATCACCACGATCTCCTGTGTCTGTG cAGGAAATTTTTTTGTGAAAGTGAAACAGACCGACTATCAGGCTGAGGAGAACGACAGCGTCACTCTGGAATGGACGTTCACAACCAGAAGTGACAAATCCCCCAACTTACTTATGATCTTGTGTAATCTGGTAACAGACCACAGAGTCTCTGTCGTGTATCGACTACATGACGGTGTTGAGGTCCCGGAGGATGAACAGTTTTCAGGACGAGTCCAGTGTGACAGAGACGTCCTCAGAGAAGGACGACTCAGACTTCATGTGTCCAGACTGAGGACTGAAGACTCAGGCCAGTACAAGTGTGTAGTGTCGACAAGATATGGCCAGAGTGCAGACAAATGCTGGCTCAATGTCACTG CCACTGTTGCTCAGGAACAACATACGACCACAACTGTGAACCCAGAGCCACTGGGTCAGGAAAGGTTCTACATCTCACTTGGTGCAGGAATAATGACAGCAGTAAtcataatagtaataatagtagcGATGACAGCAACACTACTAGGAATGCAAGAATATACAGCAGTGATAACAGTAATAGTAGTGATAGCAGTATTATTTTCAATAGCAGTAGTAGTATGTTcaataacagcagcaacagcagcagttacagCAGGATTGCTGTCGGGAGGATCGATATTATTTGCAGTGTTTGTAGCTCTGTCAGCTTACTGTATACCCACCTGCTCTAGCGTCAGTCCCTCAAATTCAGAGAGCGggagtgacagcagcagcagcagcagcagatacaaAATGTGTCCAACTAAACTCTCTAtctaa